One segment of Streptomyces sp. NA02950 DNA contains the following:
- the trpM gene encoding tryptophan biosynthesis modulator TrpM, with product METYARLARGCRPRGCRAPARRVRGRRVRYHIGCEPGQINGRRWRRTAHR from the coding sequence ATGGAGACGTACGCACGCTTGGCCCGGGGGTGCCGTCCCCGGGGCTGCCGCGCGCCCGCACGGCGGGTGCGCGGGCGGCGCGTGCGCTATCACATCGGATGCGAACCGGGACAGATCAACGGGCGCCGATGGCGGCGTACGGCGCACCGCTGA
- a CDS encoding TIGR02234 family membrane protein has translation MSAAAVPQPRAENEPSAPVARGRRISLAVGLLAGALGAALVLLATSRTWAEGTASVAQGTLPQRANGDDITGLPGALAVVGLAALVAVFAVRRVGRYVVSGLLALTGAGIVVASALGASDKAALEEKAAKATGLTDGVIHDVAYTPWPWVAMAGGVLLLLAGLLALGYGRHWPAMSGRYERTGGEGRARARRGARPAPDPERPEELWKALDRGEDPTARQGA, from the coding sequence GTGAGTGCAGCAGCCGTACCCCAGCCCCGGGCCGAGAACGAGCCCTCCGCCCCCGTCGCGCGCGGCCGCCGAATCAGCCTTGCCGTCGGCCTGCTCGCCGGCGCCCTCGGCGCCGCACTCGTCCTGCTGGCCACCAGCCGCACCTGGGCCGAGGGCACGGCCTCGGTCGCCCAGGGCACCCTGCCCCAGCGGGCGAACGGCGACGACATCACCGGGCTGCCGGGCGCGCTCGCGGTCGTCGGGCTCGCCGCCCTCGTCGCCGTGTTCGCCGTGCGCCGGGTCGGCCGGTACGTCGTCTCCGGACTGCTCGCGCTCACCGGCGCGGGCATCGTCGTCGCCTCGGCGCTCGGCGCGTCCGACAAGGCGGCGCTGGAGGAGAAGGCGGCGAAGGCGACCGGACTCACCGACGGCGTCATCCACGACGTGGCGTACACCCCCTGGCCCTGGGTGGCCATGGCGGGCGGGGTGCTGCTGCTGCTCGCGGGGCTGCTCGCGCTCGGCTACGGCCGCCACTGGCCCGCGATGTCCGGGCGGTACGAGCGCACCGGCGGCGAGGGGCGCGCCCGGGCCCGCCGCGGCGCCCGCCCCGCCCCCGACCCCGAGCGCCCCGAGGAGCTGTGGAAGGCGCTGGACCGGGGCGAGGACCCCACGGCCCGGCAGGGCGCGTAA
- a CDS encoding thioredoxin domain-containing protein, whose protein sequence is MSQKNREGKRSARERLREQRERDRARDKRKRTMGAVGAVVVVLAVAAGVGMFASRTTKDSGKSGSSVEPPRGAVGKGGMVIETGKSAKPGQPAPSTLTVYEDFRCPGCKQFEDVFRGTLHQLQDTGRLKVRYHLVTIIDGNMGGSGSLNAGNAAACAQDAGKFRAYHDVLYKHQPDETRDTYASKDRLIKLAGTVPGLDTPAFRSCVEDGRHDGWVKKSSNTFNHSGYASTPTVLLNGKSVYGNPNKPLSPNKLKRMVAAAARG, encoded by the coding sequence GTGAGCCAGAAAAACCGTGAGGGAAAGCGCAGCGCCCGTGAGCGGCTGCGGGAACAGCGCGAGAGGGACAGGGCGCGCGACAAGCGGAAGCGGACGATGGGCGCCGTCGGGGCGGTCGTCGTGGTGCTCGCGGTGGCCGCGGGGGTGGGCATGTTCGCGTCCAGGACCACCAAGGACTCGGGCAAGTCCGGCAGCTCGGTGGAGCCGCCGCGGGGCGCGGTCGGCAAGGGCGGCATGGTGATCGAGACCGGGAAGTCCGCGAAGCCGGGACAGCCCGCCCCCTCGACCCTGACCGTCTACGAGGACTTCCGCTGCCCCGGCTGCAAGCAGTTCGAGGACGTCTTCCGCGGCACGCTGCACCAGCTCCAGGACACCGGCCGGCTGAAGGTCCGCTACCACCTGGTGACGATCATCGACGGCAACATGGGCGGCAGCGGCTCGCTGAACGCGGGGAACGCGGCGGCCTGCGCCCAGGACGCGGGGAAGTTCCGGGCGTACCACGACGTGCTCTACAAGCATCAGCCCGATGAGACCCGCGACACCTATGCGAGCAAGGACCGGCTGATCAAGCTGGCGGGCACGGTCCCGGGGCTCGACACCCCCGCCTTCCGCTCCTGCGTCGAGGACGGCCGCCATGACGGCTGGGTGAAGAAGTCCAGTAACACCTTCAACCACTCCGGCTACGCCTCGACCCCGACCGTGCTGCTCAATGGGAAGTCGGTCTATGGCAATCCGAACAAGCCGCTGAGTCCCAACAAGCTGAAGCGGATGGTCGCTGCGGCGGCCCGGGGGTGA
- a CDS encoding VIT1/CCC1 transporter family protein, whose amino-acid sequence MSVIDSAASPHIAHRDNHTHRDVNGGWLRPAVFGAMDGLVSNLALMTGVAGGAVDRQTIVITGLAGLAAGAFSMAAGEYTSVASQRELVQAELEVERRELRKHPVDELEELAALYESRGVEPRLAREVAEQLSRDPEQALEIHAREELGVDPDDLPSPTVAAVSSFGSFALGALLPVLPYLLGAVALWPAVVLALIGLFVCGAVVARVTARSWWYSGLRQLALGGAAAGVTYALGTFFGTAVG is encoded by the coding sequence ATGTCCGTCATTGACAGCGCCGCGTCACCGCATATCGCCCACCGGGACAACCACACCCACCGGGACGTGAACGGCGGCTGGCTGCGCCCCGCCGTCTTCGGTGCCATGGACGGTCTGGTCTCCAACCTCGCCCTGATGACCGGTGTCGCGGGCGGGGCGGTGGACCGCCAGACGATCGTGATCACCGGCCTCGCGGGACTCGCGGCCGGTGCGTTCTCGATGGCCGCGGGCGAGTACACCTCCGTCGCCTCCCAGCGCGAGCTGGTCCAGGCCGAGCTGGAGGTGGAGCGGCGCGAGCTGCGCAAGCACCCGGTGGACGAGCTGGAGGAGCTGGCGGCGCTGTACGAGTCGCGGGGCGTGGAGCCGCGGCTCGCCCGTGAGGTGGCCGAGCAGTTGTCGAGGGACCCCGAGCAGGCGCTGGAGATACACGCCCGCGAGGAGCTGGGGGTGGACCCGGACGATCTGCCGTCGCCGACGGTCGCCGCGGTGTCGTCGTTCGGCTCGTTCGCGCTGGGCGCGCTGCTGCCGGTGCTGCCGTATCTGCTGGGCGCGGTGGCGCTGTGGCCCGCGGTGGTGCTGGCGCTGATCGGGCTGTTCGTCTGCGGTGCGGTGGTGGCCCGGGTGACCGCCCGGAGCTGGTGGTACAGCGGGCTGCGGCAGCTGGCGCTGGGCGGCGCGGCGGCCGGTGTGACCTACGCCCTGGGAACCTTCTTCGGAACCGCCGTAGGCTAG
- the trpB gene encoding tryptophan synthase subunit beta encodes MSSDFFIPDPEGRIPSAEGYFGAFGGKFIPEALVAAVDEVAAEYEKAKADPAFAAELEDLLVNYTGRPSALTEVPRFAEHAGGARIFLKREDLNHTGSHKINNVLGQALLTKRMGKTRVIAETGAGQHGVATATACALFGLECTIYMGEVDTQRQALNVARMRMLGAEVIAVKSGSRTLKDAINEAFRDWVANVDRTHYLFGTVAGPHPFPALVRDFHRVIGVEARRQILERTGRLPDAVAACVGGGSNAIGLFHAFLPDESVRIVGFEPAGHGVDSGEHAATLSQGEPGILHGSRSYVLQDEEGQITEPYSISAGLDYPGVGPEHAYLKDAGRAEYRAVTDDGAMQALRLLSRTEGIIPAIESAHALAGALDLGRELGQGGLIVVNLSGRGDKDMDTAARYFGLYDDEQGSRDAAEVGGAGRGASEAHPAAAESGRGANDQGGAK; translated from the coding sequence ATGTCCTCTGATTTCTTCATCCCGGACCCGGAGGGTCGGATCCCCAGCGCCGAGGGGTATTTCGGCGCGTTCGGCGGCAAGTTCATCCCCGAGGCACTGGTCGCCGCGGTGGACGAGGTCGCCGCCGAGTATGAGAAGGCGAAGGCCGATCCGGCGTTCGCCGCCGAACTCGAAGACCTCCTGGTCAACTACACGGGGCGGCCCAGTGCCCTGACCGAGGTGCCGCGGTTCGCCGAACACGCGGGCGGCGCGCGGATCTTCCTCAAGCGGGAGGACCTCAACCACACCGGTTCGCACAAGATCAACAACGTACTGGGCCAGGCCCTGCTCACCAAGCGGATGGGCAAGACCCGGGTCATCGCCGAGACCGGGGCCGGACAGCACGGGGTGGCCACGGCCACCGCCTGCGCCCTGTTCGGGCTCGAGTGCACGATCTACATGGGCGAGGTGGACACCCAGCGGCAGGCCCTCAACGTGGCCCGGATGCGGATGCTGGGCGCCGAGGTCATCGCCGTGAAGTCCGGCAGCCGCACCCTGAAGGACGCCATCAACGAGGCGTTCCGCGACTGGGTCGCCAATGTGGACCGCACCCACTACCTCTTCGGCACCGTGGCCGGACCGCACCCCTTCCCCGCCCTGGTGCGCGACTTCCACCGGGTGATCGGGGTGGAGGCGCGGCGGCAGATCCTGGAGCGCACCGGCCGGCTGCCCGACGCCGTGGCGGCCTGTGTGGGCGGCGGTTCCAACGCGATCGGGCTGTTCCACGCCTTCCTGCCGGACGAGAGCGTGCGGATCGTCGGCTTCGAGCCCGCCGGGCACGGGGTGGACAGCGGTGAGCACGCCGCCACCCTGAGCCAGGGCGAGCCCGGCATCCTGCACGGCTCCCGGTCCTACGTCCTCCAGGACGAGGAAGGGCAGATCACCGAGCCGTACTCGATCTCGGCCGGGCTGGACTACCCCGGCGTCGGCCCCGAGCACGCCTATCTGAAGGACGCCGGCCGCGCCGAGTACCGGGCCGTCACCGACGACGGCGCGATGCAGGCGCTGCGGCTGCTGTCGCGGACCGAGGGCATCATCCCGGCGATCGAGAGCGCCCACGCGCTGGCCGGGGCACTGGACCTCGGCCGGGAGCTGGGCCAGGGCGGCCTGATCGTCGTCAACCTCTCCGGGCGCGGCGACAAGGACATGGACACCGCGGCGCGGTATTTCGGGCTGTACGACGATGAACAAGGCAGCCGAGACGCAGCGGAGGTGGGGGGTGCCGGGCGAGGAGCGAGCGAGGCGCACCCGGCCGCGGCGGAGTCGGGGCGCGGTGCGAACGACCAAGGGGGAGCGAAGTGA
- the lgt gene encoding prolipoprotein diacylglyceryl transferase: MDLAYIPSPSSGVIYLGPIPLRGYAFCIIIGVFVAVWLGGRRWVARGGRVGTVADIAVWAVPFGLVGGRLYHVITDYELYFTDGRNWVDAFKIWEGGLGIWGAVALGGVGAWIGCRRRGIPLPAYADAIAPGIAFAQAIGRWGNWFNQELYGKATTLPWGLKIDADADAGRVAGTYHPTFLYESLWCVGVAVLVIWADRRFKLGHGRAFALYVAAYTVGRFWTEYLRVDDAHHVLGMRLNNWTSIVVFIGAVVYMVLSAKRAPGRETVVEPAAVEDGADTPESAESAESAENAEGTKAAKDTDTTVSPEAEPSK; encoded by the coding sequence ATGGACCTCGCTTACATTCCCAGCCCGTCGTCCGGCGTGATCTATCTCGGTCCGATCCCGCTGCGCGGCTATGCGTTCTGCATCATCATCGGTGTCTTCGTGGCGGTCTGGCTCGGCGGCCGGCGCTGGGTCGCCCGGGGCGGCAGGGTCGGCACCGTTGCCGACATCGCCGTCTGGGCGGTGCCCTTCGGCCTGGTCGGCGGACGTCTGTACCACGTCATCACCGACTACGAGCTGTACTTCACGGACGGCCGGAACTGGGTCGACGCGTTCAAGATCTGGGAGGGCGGCCTCGGTATCTGGGGGGCCGTCGCACTCGGTGGGGTGGGCGCCTGGATCGGCTGCCGCCGCCGGGGGATCCCGCTCCCGGCCTACGCGGACGCCATCGCGCCCGGTATCGCCTTCGCCCAGGCGATCGGCCGCTGGGGCAACTGGTTCAACCAGGAGCTCTACGGCAAGGCGACCACGCTGCCCTGGGGCCTGAAGATCGACGCCGACGCGGACGCGGGCCGGGTGGCCGGTACGTACCACCCGACGTTCCTGTACGAGTCGCTGTGGTGCGTCGGCGTCGCGGTGCTGGTGATCTGGGCGGACCGGCGCTTCAAACTGGGGCACGGCCGGGCGTTCGCCCTCTATGTCGCCGCGTACACGGTGGGCCGCTTCTGGACCGAGTACCTGCGGGTGGACGACGCCCACCATGTGCTCGGGATGCGGCTGAACAACTGGACCTCGATCGTCGTCTTCATCGGCGCGGTCGTCTACATGGTGCTCTCCGCGAAGCGGGCCCCGGGCCGGGAGACCGTGGTCGAGCCCGCGGCCGTCGAGGACGGGGCGGACACTCCCGAGAGCGCCGAGAGCGCCGAGAGCGCCGAGAACGCCGAGGGCACCAAGGCCGCGAAGGACACCGACACCACGGTGTCCCCGGAGGCGGAACCCTCCAAGTAG
- the trpC gene encoding indole-3-glycerol phosphate synthase TrpC has protein sequence MSVLDEIIDGVRADLAERQARVTLDELKERAARAQPAKDGVAALKGDSVKVICEVKRSSPSKGALAAIADPAGLAADYEAGGAALISVLTEQRRFGGSLADLEAVRAKVDIPVLRKDFIVTSYQLWEARAYGADVVLLIVAALDQEALVSLIERAESIGLTPLVEVHDEEEVARAVDAGAKLIGVNARNLKTLEVDRGNFARVAPEIPDNIVKIAESGVRGPHDLIAYANDGADAVLVGESLVTGRDPKAAVADLVAAGAHPALRHGRD, from the coding sequence GTGAGTGTGCTCGACGAGATCATCGACGGAGTCCGTGCCGACCTCGCGGAGCGGCAGGCACGCGTCACCCTCGACGAGCTCAAGGAGCGGGCGGCCAGGGCGCAGCCGGCCAAGGACGGTGTGGCGGCCCTCAAGGGCGACAGCGTCAAGGTGATCTGCGAGGTCAAGCGGTCCAGCCCGTCCAAGGGCGCGCTGGCCGCCATCGCCGACCCGGCCGGGCTCGCCGCCGACTACGAGGCGGGCGGCGCCGCCCTCATCAGCGTGCTGACCGAACAGCGCCGCTTCGGCGGATCGCTGGCCGACCTCGAGGCGGTCCGCGCCAAGGTCGACATCCCCGTGCTGCGCAAGGACTTCATCGTCACCTCCTACCAGCTGTGGGAGGCGCGGGCGTACGGCGCGGACGTGGTGCTGCTGATCGTCGCCGCGCTGGACCAGGAGGCCCTGGTCTCCCTCATCGAGCGGGCCGAGTCGATCGGGCTGACCCCGCTGGTCGAGGTGCACGACGAGGAGGAGGTCGCGCGGGCGGTGGACGCCGGGGCGAAGCTCATCGGCGTCAACGCGCGCAATCTGAAGACCCTCGAGGTGGACCGCGGCAACTTCGCCCGGGTCGCACCGGAGATCCCGGACAACATCGTGAAGATCGCCGAGTCCGGGGTGCGCGGGCCGCACGACCTGATCGCCTACGCCAATGACGGCGCGGACGCCGTGCTGGTCGGCGAGTCCCTGGTGACCGGGCGCGACCCGAAGGCCGCCGTCGCCGACCTGGTGGCCGCGGGCGCCCATCCCGCGCTGCGGCACGGACGGGACTGA
- the trpA gene encoding tryptophan synthase subunit alpha, translating into MAGNLELLASVLGRARNEGRAALVGYLPAGFPTVDGGVAAMTAMIEGGCDVVEVGLPHSDPVLDGPVIQTADDIALRGGVKIRDVIRTVGEVHAATGAPVLCMTYWNPVDRYGPERFAADLAEAGGAGCILPDLPVEESEVWRKAAEQHGLATVFVVAPSSRDERLAKITAAGSGFVYAASLMGVTGTRESVGLEARELVERTRATTELPVCVGLGVSNATQAAEVAAFADGVIVGSAFVKRLLEAEDHEAGLHAVRELAGELAEGVRVAR; encoded by the coding sequence ATGGCCGGAAATCTGGAGCTGCTGGCGTCCGTCCTGGGACGCGCCAGGAACGAGGGGCGTGCCGCGCTCGTCGGCTATCTGCCCGCCGGATTCCCGACCGTCGACGGCGGGGTGGCCGCCATGACCGCCATGATCGAGGGCGGCTGCGATGTGGTCGAGGTCGGGCTGCCGCACAGTGACCCGGTGCTCGACGGACCGGTGATCCAGACCGCCGACGACATCGCCCTGCGCGGCGGGGTGAAGATCCGCGATGTCATCCGGACCGTCGGCGAGGTGCACGCGGCCACCGGTGCGCCGGTCCTGTGCATGACGTACTGGAACCCGGTGGACCGCTACGGCCCCGAGCGGTTCGCCGCCGATCTGGCCGAGGCCGGGGGAGCGGGGTGCATCCTGCCCGATCTGCCGGTCGAGGAGTCCGAGGTGTGGCGGAAGGCCGCCGAGCAGCACGGTCTGGCGACCGTGTTCGTGGTCGCGCCCAGCAGCCGGGACGAGCGGCTGGCGAAGATCACGGCGGCGGGCAGCGGCTTTGTCTACGCGGCCTCCCTGATGGGCGTCACCGGCACCCGGGAATCGGTGGGCCTGGAGGCCCGTGAACTGGTGGAGCGCACCCGCGCCACCACCGAACTGCCGGTGTGCGTGGGGCTCGGGGTGTCCAACGCGACACAGGCGGCGGAGGTCGCGGCGTTCGCGGACGGGGTCATCGTGGGCTCGGCGTTCGTGAAGCGGCTGCTGGAGGCCGAGGACCACGAGGCCGGGCTCCATGCGGTGCGCGAGCTGGCGGGTGAGCTGGCCGAGGGCGTTCGCGTCGCTCGTTAG
- a CDS encoding DUF2752 domain-containing protein produces the protein MLAPLGALAGAVAAFGYVGAVDPHEPGHYPVCPLLRLTGLYCPACGGLRGAHALAHGDLPAALRDNALAVLCYALLAVCWAVWCARAVAGGRFTGPARGRPYTPRGWQVRAFLGLVVIFTIVRNFPFEGLLTP, from the coding sequence CTGCTCGCGCCCCTCGGGGCGCTCGCGGGCGCCGTCGCCGCCTTCGGCTACGTCGGCGCCGTCGACCCGCACGAGCCGGGCCACTATCCGGTCTGCCCCCTGCTGCGGCTCACCGGTCTGTACTGCCCGGCCTGCGGGGGCCTGCGCGGCGCCCACGCCCTCGCCCACGGCGATCTGCCCGCCGCGCTGCGCGACAACGCCCTCGCCGTCCTCTGCTACGCCCTGCTCGCGGTGTGCTGGGCGGTGTGGTGTGCCAGGGCCGTGGCGGGAGGGCGGTTCACCGGTCCGGCGCGGGGGCGGCCGTACACCCCGCGCGGCTGGCAGGTCCGGGCGTTCCTCGGGCTCGTGGTGATCTTCACGATCGTCCGGAATTTCCCGTTCGAGGGACTACTGACGCCGTGA
- a CDS encoding HGxxPAAW family protein, translated as MAGHNHGHTPAAWTGVTIAFIGFCVAGAFTVLANPIGFWAGLVIVALGGVVGMAMRAAGLGMPKAQPHPRPRPEAQTQQ; from the coding sequence ATGGCGGGTCACAACCACGGACACACCCCGGCCGCCTGGACCGGTGTCACCATCGCCTTCATCGGCTTCTGCGTCGCCGGTGCCTTCACCGTGCTGGCCAACCCGATCGGTTTCTGGGCGGGCCTGGTCATCGTCGCGCTCGGTGGTGTGGTCGGCATGGCGATGCGCGCGGCCGGGCTCGGGATGCCGAAGGCGCAGCCCCACCCGCGGCCGCGCCCCGAGGCGCAGACCCAGCAGTAG